The nucleotide sequence GTGCTCCGCTACCGCAGCCTCGGCATATTTCTGCATGCGGGAGTCGATGGTCGTGTAGATCTTAAGACCATCGGAATAAAGGTCGTGCTCGGTCTCTTTTGCCCACTCACGCAAGGCTTTGCTTAGCTCGGTGCGGAAGTAAGGCGCAATGCCTTCGTTTTGGTTCTCGACCTTATAGTCTAGCTTGATAGGCTTGGCCACGGTAGCAGCATACACAGGTTCAGTGATGTAGCCGTACTTCTGCATTTGGCCCAACACCCAGTCGCGGCGGCGCTTGGAGCGCTCTGGGTTGCGTACTGGGTTGAACCACGACGGGCCGTTCACGAGTCCTACCAGCAGCGCTGATTGCTCTAAGGTCAGGTCACGGGGGTGCTTGTTGAAGAAAGTTTTAGCTGCTACGTTGATGCCGAATGCATTAGAGCCAAACTCCGCGGTGTTGAGGTACATGCGCAGGATTTCGCGCTTGGTGTAGTTCCGCTCCAGCCGCACTGCCAAAATCCATTCCTTGGTTTTAGTGATAAGCATGCGCAAACCCGGTACGTCGTTCAGCCGACCGTCGTTGAGGTCTTCACGAGTCCGGAACAGCATTTTGGCTAACTGCTGGCTAAGGGTAGACCCGCCGCCGCTTTTGCCACCACTCACCAAGCCCGTTGCCACGCGGGCCATGGCCTTGGGGTCAATACCGGAATGGCTTTCAAACCGGGCATCTTCCGTGGCAATCAGCGCATCTATAGTGGTCTGCGGAATGTCCTTGTAACTGACTGGCGTACGGTTTTCTCGGAAATATTTGCCCATCAGCACCCCGTCGGCAGAATATACTTCTGAGGCCAACTCACTGCGTGGGCTCTCCAAGGACTTCAGGTTGGGCATCTGCCCGAACAGGTTGAGGAAATTGACACTGACGGCCAGCACGTACAGCAGGAAAGCCACAAAGCCACCCCCGAACAACACCCACAGAGTACGGGTGAGGGCCGAGAAGCGACCGGGCCGCTGCGGTTTGCGTGTAACAGGTCTGGTTTTAGAAGCGGGCATTCTTTTCAAGTAATGATGTAAAGCACAGATTGTAAATAGGGCTTATACCCCATGCCAATCTATCTGTTGGGTGCATGGCCAAAGCAACCAGTCACAAGTACAGCCAAGAACAAACTGCCTAGACAGTAGGGGCTTACTGAAGCAGTTACCGGTAAGTCTGTTGATAGAACCGTTGATATTCCTCCACGTCGCGGCGCTGAAGCAGCAAGGGTAGGTTATCAATACCTATAACCAGGGTTTGGTAACCCACGCCGCGCAAGCGGTTTAGTGGGGACTGGGGTCCGCGCAGCTTTAGTGCATATGCCTGAGCAATTTTCACGCCGCTTAGCCCTTGCACTACCACCATTTCCAGGGAGTCTCCGAGAGGCTGTTGCTGTACCTGTAGGTTGCTGGCTTTGAAGTAGCGGCTGTTGTATGTCCCGAGCTGGGTTGGTAAGGTTTGTAATGGGACGGCTGCTTTCGGAAAGACAAGCACCACCGCATGAACCCCTGCTGGATTGGCGGGATTAACAGCGTAAGGTGACGCAATAGCCACGGATGCAGCGGGTGCTGCATTGGTTGTGGTGGGCGTGCCCGCTGCTGGTGAAGTAGAGGGGGTGGGTGTTGTAGCAGGTGGGGGCGTGGAGGCAGGAACGGAGGTAGCCGCAACCACAGGAACTGTGGCGGGCGCTGGGGCTTTCTTTGCCGGCTTTTTGCCCCTGGCTCTGTCTTGGGCTGCTGCCATCCGGGCCGCTTTCACTGGGTCGATAGGTGGAGCAGCTGGTGAGGTGGCTGCCGGAGTGGTGGAAGTAGCTGAGGAATCGGTGGGAGATGCTGGCGGGGGCTGGCTGGTGGCCGGTAGTTTAGGCTGCTCGGAAGTAGGCGCTGGAGTGGTAGGGACCGGGGCCGGTGCGGTGGCAGCTGGCGTTACTAGAGGAGTAGCTTTAACGGGTGGCGTATCCGGGTTATAGAGGATACGAACCCGGTTGTTTATTTCCCCTGGCCGAAACATGGAGATGGTTGGCTTCTGCGTGGAAGCTAGAGCGCCTGGGATACCACCAGTGTCGTATTTCTTGTAAGACTCCAGCAAGGTGCGCGCATCATTGCTAAGTGGCGACTCCTGATAAGCCTTTACAAACTTCTCTAAAGAATTCTTAGCTGTCAACGGCGGCTGCGTGCGAATATCAATCAGCGTATTCAAGTAGGCTATCCGGTCGTTCAAATCGGTTTCCGGAAATTTCTTGGACGTCTGGGCCAGCAAAGCAGCCGCCTTCTTGAAATCCTGCCGCTTGTACATCGCGAAAGCCGTATCCACCTGCACCGCTACTTCTTTGTTTACAAGGGATGCCCGCCGCAGATACTCAGGGTCGGCGGCCAACCGGGCGTAAGCGGAATTAGGAAATTCTTGCCGCAAGCGTTGGGCGTAGACTTCTGCCTTGGCCAGTTCGTTTTGCTCCTTATAGATCAGGTAGAGGCTGTAGTAGGTTTCAGGAGAATGAGTGGTCTTGGGAAAGCGGGTAAGCAGCTTCTCATAAGTCTGGGCGGCTGGCGTAAGCTCGCGCAGTTGCTGGTTGTAGATGGTGCCAAGCGAATACAAAGCTTCTTCCACCTGCTTCTCAGAAGCCACCATCAACTCAGGCGTGAGAGGTAGTGTCTGACGGTACTGGGCTACCAATGCTTTGCGCTGAACAGCAGGGTCAGCAGTAGCCGCTGCCTCCCCCAAGCCAGTAGTAGCACCTGCAGTTACTTTGGTTTGGTTGGTACCGGCAATACTAACGGGCACGTTGCCACCGCCTGGCGCCACAGGCGAAGCGCTGGCTACCGTTACCGTCCGCCAGTTGTCCTGCAGTGGCCGGTCGCCCCACCTCCGAATAAAGTCGGCGCGGGCTGTGCTCATAGCGGTAGGGTTATCGAAATACCACTTCGCCCCCGTACTCCCATTAATAAAGTCCTCGGGATTGATATCGGTTTGCAAGTCACGGGACGTGCTGATACCTGCTGCAAGTGCCTGGCGGCTGCTTTCGCGTTCTTGCTTGGCCGCTAAGACCTCGGCTGCTTTACGCTTGGTTTCCAGTTCAGCATCGGCGTAGGCTGTGAGGCGCGTACGGAGTGCCGTAGTATCCAAGCGCGCCAGCGCCTGCAGGCTGTCTTGCGTTTCTATGATGCTGTATTGTTGAGCGAAATCCTTGAGAATGCCTGCCCGCTCGGAAATGGCAACAAAATTAGGAGCGTCCTTCGAGAGGTTCTGAACGGTGCTGTCGTAGTAAGCGGCTGCCAACCGGTATTTCTGCAAGTTCTCGTAATAAATGCGGCCTGCTAGTAAATAGGTGTAGGACTTCTGCGCGCGGTTAGCGCTACCAGCCCGCGCCGACTGTTGCAATAGTTTCAGCGCGTCGTCGTACCGTTGCTGCCGGTAGTCAAGCCGCGCCATTTCATAATAGATTTTGTCGCGGTACTCCTTGTTCTTAGTATCCTTCAGCAGCTTCGCAAAGTACTTATCGAGGCGTGCTTTGTCGTTGTTATTCAAGTCCGACACTTGTCCTAGCATCAGCTTCGAGAAGAAATCCAGCTCGTAGGGTGGGTTTTTCTTTAAGATCTTGTTAAGCTCAGCATACGCCTTCTTGTCTTCGCCCTGGTTCTGATACAGCTGAGCTAAAATGTAGCGAGTGCGCGACTGTTCGTTCTTTGGCTCTACCAACGGAATGGCACGCTCTAGGTTCTCAATGGCCTTCAGGGGCTCATCGGTCTTCAAGTAATAGTCGGCCCGGGTTAGAAACAACGCCCGCGCATTCACTTCGCGGCCTTCTTCTTTGTCTAACAAATCGGATACAGCTTTAGCATTTTCCAGCTCCTTGCTAGCTAAAAATGTACGCATCAGCCAAATAAGGGCCTCATGCTTGGCATTAGGGTCTTTGCTGGTGCTGTTGACGTATTTAAACGTCTTGGCCGCGTCCTCGAACTCCATCTTATAGTACCTACTCTTCCCGATAAGAATGTAGGCATCGTCCGTCCAATCAGATGCCGCCCGGTATTGAATGGGCAAAGAAGCTTTCTTCACTACGTCTTCCAAGTCCGTAGCTACTGTGCCTACAGAGGCCTGATCCAGAGTCGGGAAGAGCGTGAGTACTTGGTTGTAATCGTTCTGACGAGCTTGGTAGAGCTTAGCCTCCACGCCACGTAGCTTCTCACGAGCCAAAAAGTAACCATTGTCGCGCGCTACCACGTTGTCGTAGGCGTGGCCCACCACTCCGCGGCGCTCAGAAGCGCAACCGCCTAAACCAGCAACAAGCACCAGGGTAGCCACCGGAGCAGCAAGCAGACGAAGAATAGAGTATCGTGTCAAAACAGAAGGCAGATCGGAAACAGAGATTACCAGTACGACAACGCACGAAACTGACTGCTTTGTTCAGCTTCTGTACTCGCGTAGGAGGCATAACGTCACTCAGTCAGTAAAATTACGCTTTTTCCTAGCCTCCGTAGGACCTTTACATATTAGGTGGTGCCAACCTAGTTGGCGCTGCCACTGTAAAACTACTTCTATCGTCCTTAATCCATCCCACCATGTCCTCTTCGCCCACTCCCAAACCTGATTCTACGCCTCCGCGTGGTGGCAATTTTGCCAAGTATTCTGGGCTTGGTATTCAGATGCTCGCCATCATTGGGCTAGGTACGTGGCTGGGCGTTTGGCTTGATGGCCGCTTCGGCACTGGACCCTGGGGAACTGTTGTACTGATGCTTTTATCGGTATTTATTGCCATGTACCAAGTCATTCGCTCTGTGTCGAGCGAGTGAAGACATGAGGAGCAGACAATTAAAAAATTAGTGTGACATTAAAACAAAGGATACTTCTATTCTTTGAGTGGTATCTTTGTCGCCCTCTTTAAGTATTGTTGGTCCACTATACTGTTCTGATTTGGTTCGTTTCTTCCGCAACCTGCTCTTGCTTACAGTGCTGCTCTATGGCATTCTGTACTTGTTGCATGCCCGCTTCGGAACAATGGTCGTGCACCCACTCGCAGCCTATACATTAGGCTACTTTGCGTTGCTTACAGCTATTATATACTGGGTAACGGCCCGGTTGGTGCGTGCCAACCCCGACAACTTCATGGGCGCTTACTTCGGCTCTATGGTGGTACGCTTACTCTTGTCCGTGGGGCTGGTGCTGCTGTACTTATATAGGGGAGGAGCGCACGAAGGTAATGGGCGGTGGGCCTTCTTGGGAGTGTTCTTTCTCCTGTACTTTATTTACACTGGGTTTGAAATATGGGCTATCCTGAGTAACTTGCGCCCGTTTTCAAAACCGAGTGTAATCACAGAATGAAGATTCTGTGAATTTTTATCTAATCCCCTCTGAATGAAGCGTTTACTGATAGCTCTCTTCTGCATCCTTTCGCTTCCTGTTTTCGCGCAAGAACCCACGCCCACCATCGAGGAAGCTACCGACAGCGAAGCTTTCAGTCCTGGTGAGATGATTCTGCACCACATCGGCGATGCACACGAGTGGCACTTCGCTACCATCGGTGATGAAGCCGAACACGGTACCCACATTACCATTCCGTTGCCCATCATTGCGTATCAAGCTGGCAAAGGACTGAGCGTATTTTCTTCTTCTCGTTTGGCAGAAGGTAAGGAGTATAACGGTCTTAAGCTGGAGCACGAGCACTTGGAAGCGGAAGATGGTAGCAAGGTATACGATTTTTCGATTACCAAAAACGTTGCCTCCCTGCTGTTGAGTGCCGTCCTACTACTAGGCGTGTTCTTTACAGTAGCTAATGGCTACAAGAAAAACCATGGCGGTGCCCCACGAGGAGTACAGTCCTTCTTCGAGCCTATCATTATGTTCATTCGTGATGAAGTAGGTAAGAAAGCTATCGGCCCCAAGTATGAGCGTTACATGCCGTATTTGCTCACCGTGTTCTTCTTTATCTGGTTCAACAACCTGCTAGGTCTGATGCCAGGTGCTGCCAACTTAACTGGCAACATTGCCGTGACGATGACCTTGGCCATCATGACCTTGCTCATCACGCTGTTTAGCTCCAACAAGAATTACTGGGCGCACATTTTCGCAACGCCTGGTGTGCCGAAGGCACTGCTCCCTATCATGATTCCAGTGGAATTGATTGGTGTAGTGGTAAAGCCTTTCTCCCTGATGGTTCGTTTGTTCGCCAACATCACGGCCGGCCACATTGTAATACTGAGCTTTATCAGCTTGATCTTTATTTTTCAGAGCGTCTGGATCAGCCCAGTTTCTTTGGCCTTCGGCTTGTTTATCAACGTATTGGAATTGCTGGTAGCCATTCTGCAGGCGTACATCTTCACGCTCCTCACGGCCATGTATATCGGTGGTGCTGTAGAAGACCACCACGATGCTGACCTGCAAATGGGCGGCGGCCACGAAGCTGATCAGGCTCACGCCCACGGGCACTAGTTTTTACAACTCCCTTTTTTCGTTTTTCACTTCCCCAAATTTCTGTTTTTATGCTTCTTTCTCTGTTGTTGCAGGTTGCCAATTCGGTTGGCTTGGCCGTAATGGGTGCTGGTATTGGTGCTGGTCTGGTTGCTCTTGGTGTAGGCTTGGGCATCGGCCGTATCGGTGGTAGCGCTATGGAGGCCATTGGTCGTCAGCCCGAAGCTTCCGGCAAAATCCAAACTGCTATGCTGATCGTAGCGGCTCTGATCGAAGGTCTGGGTCTGTTCGCAGTCGTAGTCTGCCTGCTGATTTCCTTCAATCTCTAAGAGATAGAAGCAACGTCCTGACAGCCCGCTGCGCGTCGCTTCGGCGCACGACGCGGCGGGCTGGCTTGGCTTAATTAGGAACGAGTAGTGAGTACCAAGTAGTGAGACCGAACAGTCTAGTACTTCTTGGCTCATCGATTGACCTACTCCATACCAAGTACTTCCTACTACTTATTCTCCCATGCCTCCATTAGTAACCCCCGAATTAGGCCTGATCTTCTGGCAGCTGGTGATTTTCCTCATCGTGCTGTTCCTGCTGGGTAAGTTTGCCTGGAAGCCGATTCTCATGTCTCTGAAGCAGCGCGAAGACTCCATCGAAGGAGCTCTCCGCATGGCCGACCAGGCCAAGCTGGAAATGCAAGAGCTGAAAGCTGGCAACGAAAAGCTGCTGGCTGAAGCCCGTTTGGAGCGCGACCGAATCATGAAGGAAGCTTCTGCCATGGCTAATCAGCTCATTGAGCAAGCCAAAAACAAGGCAAATGAAGAAGGTGGCCGCATGATTGTGCAGGCTCGCGAAGCTATTCAGAACGAGAAAAACGCAGCCTTAGCGGAGGTGAAAAACACCGCTGCTCAGTTGTCTATCGATATTGCCGAGCGTATTCTGCGCCGCGAGCTGACCGATACCAACTCGCAAAAAGAGCTTGTGAACTCGTATCTGAAGGAAGTAAAGCTAAACTAAGGAGTCAGGAACCGGAAGCTAAAAGATACGGGCCCATGTGGGGTTCTCCTTCTAGCTCCTATCTCCTAGCTTCTAATTCCTACTAGAATGTCTGAAATACGAGTTGCTTCCCGATATGCCAAGTCCTTGCTTGATCTGGCTGAGGAGCGGGGTACGTTAGAGCAGGTGAAAGCCGATATGGACTTGTTCAGCAACACACTGAATGAGAACCGTGAGCTACGCTTGTTGCTGCGCAATCCTATCGTCAAGCACGACAAGAAACTGGCTATTTTGCGCGCCATATTTGGTGGTAAGGTATCAGAGCTTACTGAAAAGTTCTTTACCATTATCACTGAGAAGAACCGCGAAAGTGCGCTAGAATTTATTGGCTCCGAATTTCTGATTCAGTACAACGCATTACGCGGCGTACAGGTGGCTGAAGTAACAACGGCAACCCCGCTTAGCGAATACC is from Hymenobacter tibetensis and encodes:
- a CDS encoding AtpZ/AtpI family protein encodes the protein MSSSPTPKPDSTPPRGGNFAKYSGLGIQMLAIIGLGTWLGVWLDGRFGTGPWGTVVLMLLSVFIAMYQVIRSVSSE
- the atpH gene encoding ATP synthase F1 subunit delta, which encodes MSEIRVASRYAKSLLDLAEERGTLEQVKADMDLFSNTLNENRELRLLLRNPIVKHDKKLAILRAIFGGKVSELTEKFFTIITEKNRESALEFIGSEFLIQYNALRGVQVAEVTTATPLSEYLRAEVKQMVRQQTGLQQVTLTEKIDESLIGGFVLRVGDRLIDDSVSFRLRKLRNEFSKNPYQPLV
- the porW gene encoding type IX secretion system periplasmic lipoprotein PorW/SprE, which translates into the protein MTRYSILRLLAAPVATLVLVAGLGGCASERRGVVGHAYDNVVARDNGYFLAREKLRGVEAKLYQARQNDYNQVLTLFPTLDQASVGTVATDLEDVVKKASLPIQYRAASDWTDDAYILIGKSRYYKMEFEDAAKTFKYVNSTSKDPNAKHEALIWLMRTFLASKELENAKAVSDLLDKEEGREVNARALFLTRADYYLKTDEPLKAIENLERAIPLVEPKNEQSRTRYILAQLYQNQGEDKKAYAELNKILKKNPPYELDFFSKLMLGQVSDLNNNDKARLDKYFAKLLKDTKNKEYRDKIYYEMARLDYRQQRYDDALKLLQQSARAGSANRAQKSYTYLLAGRIYYENLQKYRLAAAYYDSTVQNLSKDAPNFVAISERAGILKDFAQQYSIIETQDSLQALARLDTTALRTRLTAYADAELETKRKAAEVLAAKQERESSRQALAAGISTSRDLQTDINPEDFINGSTGAKWYFDNPTAMSTARADFIRRWGDRPLQDNWRTVTVASASPVAPGGGNVPVSIAGTNQTKVTAGATTGLGEAAATADPAVQRKALVAQYRQTLPLTPELMVASEKQVEEALYSLGTIYNQQLRELTPAAQTYEKLLTRFPKTTHSPETYYSLYLIYKEQNELAKAEVYAQRLRQEFPNSAYARLAADPEYLRRASLVNKEVAVQVDTAFAMYKRQDFKKAAALLAQTSKKFPETDLNDRIAYLNTLIDIRTQPPLTAKNSLEKFVKAYQESPLSNDARTLLESYKKYDTGGIPGALASTQKPTISMFRPGEINNRVRILYNPDTPPVKATPLVTPAATAPAPVPTTPAPTSEQPKLPATSQPPPASPTDSSATSTTPAATSPAAPPIDPVKAARMAAAQDRARGKKPAKKAPAPATVPVVAATSVPASTPPPATTPTPSTSPAAGTPTTTNAAPAASVAIASPYAVNPANPAGVHAVVLVFPKAAVPLQTLPTQLGTYNSRYFKASNLQVQQQPLGDSLEMVVVQGLSGVKIAQAYALKLRGPQSPLNRLRGVGYQTLVIGIDNLPLLLQRRDVEEYQRFYQQTYR
- the atpB gene encoding F0F1 ATP synthase subunit A — encoded protein: MKRLLIALFCILSLPVFAQEPTPTIEEATDSEAFSPGEMILHHIGDAHEWHFATIGDEAEHGTHITIPLPIIAYQAGKGLSVFSSSRLAEGKEYNGLKLEHEHLEAEDGSKVYDFSITKNVASLLLSAVLLLGVFFTVANGYKKNHGGAPRGVQSFFEPIIMFIRDEVGKKAIGPKYERYMPYLLTVFFFIWFNNLLGLMPGAANLTGNIAVTMTLAIMTLLITLFSSNKNYWAHIFATPGVPKALLPIMIPVELIGVVVKPFSLMVRLFANITAGHIVILSFISLIFIFQSVWISPVSLAFGLFINVLELLVAILQAYIFTLLTAMYIGGAVEDHHDADLQMGGGHEADQAHAHGH
- a CDS encoding F0F1 ATP synthase subunit B produces the protein MPPLVTPELGLIFWQLVIFLIVLFLLGKFAWKPILMSLKQREDSIEGALRMADQAKLEMQELKAGNEKLLAEARLERDRIMKEASAMANQLIEQAKNKANEEGGRMIVQAREAIQNEKNAALAEVKNTAAQLSIDIAERILRRELTDTNSQKELVNSYLKEVKLN
- the atpE gene encoding ATP synthase F0 subunit C; protein product: MLLSLLLQVANSVGLAVMGAGIGAGLVALGVGLGIGRIGGSAMEAIGRQPEASGKIQTAMLIVAALIEGLGLFAVVVCLLISFNL